Proteins encoded by one window of Anoplopoma fimbria isolate UVic2021 breed Golden Eagle Sablefish chromosome 23, Afim_UVic_2022, whole genome shotgun sequence:
- the kcna1b gene encoding potassium voltage-gated channel subfamily A member 1 — translation MTVVSTENMDETSTLPGHPQDLYPPDDDHDDHDCCERVVINISGLRFETQLKTLAQFPETLLGNPKKRMRYFDPLRNEYFFDRNRPSFDAILYYYQSGGRLRRPVNVPLDMFSEEIKFYELGAEAMEKFREDEGFIREEERPLPEKEFQRQIWLLFEHPESSGPARGIAIVSVMVILISIVIFCLETLPELKEDPNQRMRIVGNITVYYKPNVLTDPFFVVETLCIIWFSFELIVRFFACPSKAAFFKNMMNSIDIVAIIPYFITLGTELADDQDSKESKGGGEQATSLAILRVIRLVRVFRIFKLSRHSKGLQILGQTLKASMRELGLLIFFLFIGVILFSSAVYFAEAEEKESFFTSIPDAFWWAVVSMTTVGYGDMYPVTIGGKIVGSLCAIAGVLTIALPVPVIVSNFNYFYHRETEGEEQAQLLNVSNQNLASDTNSSRRSSSAVSKSEYMEIDEDMNNSIDNFREANLRTANCTAPSQNCVNKGKLLTDV, via the coding sequence ATGACCGTGGTGTCCACGGAGAACATGGACGAGACCTCCACGCTGCCGGGTCACCCGCAGGACCTGTACCCGCCCGACGACGACCACGACGACCACGACTGCTGCGAGCGCGTGGTCATCAACATCTCGGGGCTGCGTTTCGAGACGCAGCTGAAGACGCTGGCCCAGTTCCCGGAGACCCTCCTCGGGAACCCCAAGAAGAGGATGCGCTACTTCGACCCTCTGAGAAACGAGTACTTCTTCGACCGGAATCGCCCGAGTTTCGACGCCATCCTGTACTACTACCAGTCCGGCGGGAGGCTAAGGCGGCCGGTCAACGTGCCGCTGGATATGTTCTCGGAGGAGATAAAGTTTTACGAGCTCGGCgccgaggccatggagaagttTCGCGAGGACGAAGGATTTATCCGGGAGGAGGAGCGACCTCTCCCGGAGAAGGAGTTCCAGCGGCAGATCTGGCTCCTCTTCGAGCACCCGGAGAGCTCGGGGCCGGCCCGGGGGATCGCCATCGTCTCGGTGATGGTTATCCTCATTTCAATAGTCATATTTTGTTTGGAGACATTACCGGAGCTGAAGGAGGATCCAAACCAGAGGATGCGCATCGTGGGGAACATCACGGTTTACTACAAACCCAACGTCCTCACGGACCCGTTCTTCGTGGTGGAGACGCTCTGCATCATCTGGTTTTCTTTCGAGTTGATTGTCCGGTTTTTCGCTTGTCCCAGCAAGGCGGCgttctttaaaaacatgatgaactCCATCGACATCGTCGCCATCATCCCGTACTTCATCACGCTGGGAACGGAGCTGGCCGACGACCAGGACAGCAAGGAGAGTAAGGGGGGAGGGGAGCAGGCCACGTCGCTGGCTATTCTCAGGGTAATCCGCCTGGTGAGGGTGTTCAGGATCTTTAAACTGTCTCGGCACTCCAAGGGGCTCCAGATTTTGGGGCAAACTCTAAAGGCGAGCATGCGGGAGCTGGGTCtgctcatcttcttcctcttcatcggCGTCATCCTCTTCTCCAGCGCCGTCTACTTCGCCGAGGCCGAGGAGAAGGAGTCGTTCTTCACCAGCATCCCGGACGCGTTCTGGTGGGCCGTGGTGTCCATGACCACGGTGGGCTACGGGGACATGTACCCCGTGACCATCGGGGGGAAGATAGTGGGCTCGCTGTGCGCCATCGCCGGCGTGCTCACCATCGCACTGCCGGTGCCCGTCATCGTGTCCAACTTCAACTACTTCTACCACCGCGAGACGGAGGGCGAGGAGCAGGCCCAGCTGCTCAACGTCAGCAACCAGAACTTGGCGTCGGACACCAACTCCAGCCGCCGCAGCTCCTCGGCGGTCAGCAAGTCGGAGTACATGGAGATAGACGAGGACATGAACAACAGCATCGATAACTTTAGGGAGGCCAACCTCAGGACTGCCAACTGCACGGCGCCCAGCCAGAACTGTGTGAACAAGGGGAAGCTGCTCACCGACGTGTGA